The region agaaaggaaaaaagaagcatatttctgccaaaaaactcaaaatataagaaattagctagaaaaaaactcataaagacttttgaaactttatgagtttcaaaagtcgaaAATGTGTGTTTAGAAAAGATTTCAGATTTTGTGGCTTCCAGATATTCTGGAAATTCACGCGTTTAAGCAGTCAGTCGACACTGTGTTTTCTACAATAGAAATGTAACTTTAATGCAACAGCAACAGTTTATTCATATCTTTATATGGATAAACATATCAGAATGTTTATCCATTTGTTTCATTGACTTACAGTGAaaaatcatttctcattttcacatatttaaatcagTGGTTTAGAATAATCATAAACAGGCAAAACACCTTCAACaacattcagaaataaaaattttcccTATTCAAAAAGATGGAGCTCACCAAATTTTTCAATTATATACAGTTGTAGATGTACTTAACAAGATGGCATGTGACAAAAAGACTGAGGAAATACGTGGCATAATTTTTTGACGTTTCTTAATCTCATTAGTAAGTTGATAAATATATTACTGGAAATTTTGTACTTCAAGACACTGAAATCTAACATGCATGGTAACCAACTGCACTGTATGAAATACATTTGCttcagtttgaaaacattttcattattcttttttagctttactgCTATAAAACACTCTCTTCCAGAGAAATTTgactacagaaataaaaacagttaagaGCAGCAGAATAATTGCCAACAGAAATGCCAAAACATCAACAGAGTGGTACTGGATCATGGACATCTTGTAGGACTCAGTCCTCAGATGGGCCGCTCCTTTATGCCTCATGACAAACTCGATCCAGAACATGGCTCGATCCAGAGGTTTCATGGGCTGATCCCTGTGGAGGCTGGACAGCTCCTTCATCTTCTCTCTGTATGAAGGCTCATAGAGAACCTCCTTCAGAGCCTCcaagaagacatctttattTAGTTCTGCAATGTCCAGGACTTTGGCCACCCCTCTTGATGCCATCTTGAAGAAGTTGTCTGCCTGATCAAACATGAGGGGCAAGCCAACCAAGGGAACGCCATGATAGATGGCCTCTTGCAATCCATTGGTGCCTCCATGAGCCACAAACACTTTGGTTTTGGGATGGCCAAGGAGGTCATTTTGGGGTAACCAGTCCAAGATTAGGGTATTGTTGCCAAGGGTGGATGGTTTCTTTCCTTTGTGCCTCCAGATCACCTTCTGGGGAAGCTCAGCAAAAGCAGCAGCAATGTCCTCAGCCATGTCCTCAGGGAGATTTTCTACCAATGTCCCCAATGTCATCACAATGACACCATGTTCTCCAGAACTCTGTACAAACTCCTCCAGTTGTTTGGGGAGAGGTTTGGAGGGTTTGCACTGGAATCCTGACATGTAGATGACGTTTGGCATTGTTGGTCGTGGAAACTCAAAGGTGAAGTCGTTTCTCATCAGCCAGATGTCGGCTGATTGAAACAGCTCCATGTAATGTACATCTTTGCCAAAGTGATGATGGACAAAGGGTTTGTAGTTTGAATCTGCGACGTACCAACTGTAGAGGCGTGTTAAGAAATAATAGAATACATTTTGGACCCTTTGGATGAATGTCATTCTATCAGGTAGTTCTGACCAAGGTACCGGGATATAAGACAGTGGGGAAGGTGCAATTGCGTAATGCCCTTCACCCTGAATTGTCCATCTGACGTTAAAAACAAGAGGGAGACCCAAACGGTGACCCAGAAGAACACCTCCACCAGTTGCAGGGTCAGTTAGAACCAGGTCATATTTGGCATCACGGAGACTCTGCATAAGttggttattttcaaaaacatcttcAACCATCTGAAGTCCTTGCTTATGCAGCTCGTAAAACATTATCATGACATCATACTCTAGAGATATCCGAGTCCAGAAGGAAGCACCTTGGCGCCTCATGTTTAGAGTTCTTGTTATATATAGCTGAAAGTTTTCCTTCTCATAACCTCCAGAAGTGTTAATGGTAATGGATTTATAGTGAGGAGAGTCTGGCTTGATGTACCAGGCAGTTGATGGTCGCAAAACGGTGACCTCATGGCCTCTGGCGTGAAGCTCTTCTACGATGATGTTCATGTTGATCCAGTGACTTCCATCCCAAGGGAAGACCAAAACTTTCCCTCCATGTACCACGAATGGCAACACTGCCAAGGTCAGCAGGGTCAGTAGGTACATCTCAGAAATAGTTTCTGATgggagacacagagacattaGATAGGACCCTCCTAACAAAGGACTTATGATAAAAGTAATGATTAAAACACAAGAGACAGTGTTCTCCACATTAAGCTAATGGACGTATGCAGTAACAAGCAGTCTTCCTACATCCAGAACTAACCAGAGTTTCTGGTGAGTCTTTTGGGTCGGTGTATACTCCAGAGGTCTGTGTTGCTTAAATTTGCTTTCAGATGAAAATGCCAACATCCGGTGGGCACAGGTAATTCTATTTACtcaaaaaagagaagaaaacaagaaccaaggaataaaataacaaaaaagtgacaaaattttAGAAATGATTCTCTTCACTTagctatttatttaaatgtattgtcACATTCCTTGTAGAGCTTTTGAAGCATTATGgggaattttaatatttaagaagACTTAAATTTCAGATTTATGGGAGTTAATTTAAGTTTATATTAAGTTAAAATATAAGAGGCAAACATCACATATAGTATTAAAAGCTACATAAATTATTTGGGATACACAAAGGAAACTGTTCTGTAGATCCATTTTCAAGATATAAAGATATCCACCAGTTTTCATCTAAGTACTACTACATGcagtttgttgcttttgatgGACCTCCGTATTTAAACATGGCAACTTCATGAGTATCAAATCAAGCTTAAAATTAACTCAAAGTTGATTATTTCATAGAGAAGCCATTTAACATCTTTCTTTCATTCTATATAATCTGCATTAATATTCGGGCAACACTTGTACACTTACACAAATCTGCAAATTTGAGGTTTAGATGTGATGAATGTATAAACACTTGAATATGAATTCAAGCACCAACTTTATAGTTACTCAGGTCTAACAGTGAAGTCGGCTTAATATGAACATCCCACATGATGTTCcccaaaatataaatatgtattattattagtttttgatggacattgtttaaaaaaaccctcatcaatctaattgattaatcacacactataaaacaatatttacaggttttatttgtcatttttggatACAGTGGTTAGAAATATTTGGAAACACATTAACAAGGTTTCTGCTTAAAACtgagaagccatttgtttgttaaaatgttatgaaatatatttgttctatttgagtttgttgtgaatgacgtaaactcacaaaggaacgaggtaattagtccaacgtttagaaactacagcgggtgtaatgagccacagcaaagggaaacaaaggtaaaataaccgaacaggtgatcaactaaaaaccacaaacaaacaacaaatattgtatAAATCATGCAGAGATTAAGGTTTAGGAAGCTTCACAGCATGAAGTAAACAACAGGATCATATGGCTGAACATTCTGCAAACCAGAACCTGATTTCACTCAGGAATCtgtgcagaaacattttctaactGAAATGTTCTTTACAATGAGCTTACGCAACACTTCATGCTCAATCTTGCTGTTTCATGcagaaaacatctggaaatCACCGATCTGACTGAGTGAGACCACATCTACTCTGAGCTTATTTACAAAGAAtcacaagaaaacacaaagcatcTGCACTGAAGCATCATCTTTCAGGGATTTCTCTCACTTTCATGGAAAAACTCACCGGGAGCGAAGCAGCCAGCAGATGTTTCTTGAACCAACCTGGACTCGCTGTCTGGAGTTGGAGGAGGTTGATTGATGTCTGGACTGAGCTAACGGGTTTGACGTTCAGCTTATGAAAGGTTTACACAATCTCAACCACAAGCTGAGGTTTGCACAAGAGCACTTCCTGTTCTAATGAAGAGCAGGAAGCCCTGTGGGTGAAGATTCAGGCGGCACAAAGTTACTGGAAAACACCATAAAACATTGATCAGCAACTCCAGAGTGCTactgtcctgcagcttttgaaCGCATCCCTGCTCCAAAGCACATGAATCAAACGGAGAGCTGCTGACATGAAAGTAAGACATAATAAAGACTTTTCATGCAGGTGTTGGAGCAGGAAAgttgcagtttttgtgtttccatcataaatgttttgttaatattcccctaatgtaaaaaaaaaaacaagtttgcaGTTGTTGTCTTTTCATAACAGAATAAACTCCAATGACATCACATGTGAACAAGTTTGTTCATAcaataagttatttaaaaaacatgctataccatcatcctcctactacttcctatCAGTTTCTTCATAGTTTTtgctggttgttgatcacatgactcatgcagtggcaaaaaaaaatgtttccattgcagttttggaAATGAACTAATTTTGATGCAGCCAGAAAAAGCAGCTCATTCTAgcaccaaaactttttattaaaaaacgggagttttttcaaaattgacatgtttgaattaagtaaatttatttttgaaacgtcaaattgtgcaattatatagTTAATAGAAACATAACTAGCAGCACTTGAGAACTGGCGTTACAGatgtcttcttcttttgtttcttctcttaCGTTTTTCTACTCATTGAGTCTCATTGGAGACGtcaaacagtgtgtgtgtgtgtgtgtgtgtgtgtgtgtgtgtgtgtgtgtgtgtgtgtgtgtgtgtgtgtgtgtgtgtgccacgCGCCGCCAAGGCATAAACAGAAGTCCTCTTTGTCCTAATAAATAGTGCTGACAGTATTTAGATGAAACTAAAGGACTTTATGGTTTAATAAGAACAAACATCTGTCTGAAGGAACATTGTCTGCTTCAGACTAACTTAGCTAACTTATTGTGCTGTAAATGTAATctgttataataataaaactactcAATCAGCAGGATACTAAACATAACTAGAGCTGAaagcagctggagctgctgcatgGACAGCAGCTGAGACTGGACCTGCTGGAGAGGCCAGcatccaaccagacatccaaccagacatccaaccagacatccaacaaaccaaacaaacatcCAACAGAATCCAACAGTTTGCAGGTGGTGACGAGgggaaataaacttaaaaacaaaacgagTCGCATTAACACCTAAATTAACTAGTGACAGTGTAATGGGGTCCTCAACGcagatatttgtaaaaaaaaattaggtgtCTGTGTCGTTTCCTGATCAAAACgcaacaaacataaataaacagattaGAAAATGCCTCTTTCTCTATGATCtcttcaaaacaataataattctTTGTATGTGAAGGAATATTCAAGAATATATTGAAATATCACCAAAATATACCACATTTCAAGAGGAGACTGTGCTAAACTGTAAGAATTTGTACCCAGCATTGTTAGAGTACTGACGATTATTTTACATCTTCTCGGTCTGATATTGACTGACATGTTCTGCAAAGAtgtcaataaatgtaaacagttcTGATATCATGAAAACTAATTTCTTGCTCATTTAATGGAAGCCACATTATTTCGTTTGCACCTTAACTGGGCTGCAGACACAAAGCTTTGCAATTTAGTAATTTCACAATATCCTTACAGTTAAAAGTTTGCCTGGCAAACCTGTTAAACGTTGTTACCTCCAAAACGTTGGCAACAagtgaattttattatttttagacaataaaataaactgatccAATAAGTAAATCAGACAACATCTCTAACTGAACTCGTACCAGCGGTCGCTGAGCTCCAAGACCGCCGTTTTATCTACTAAACTATATCGGCCGACGGAAGTCCAATGATCCAACCTGTCATTGATTCTGATCTAACGGACACATCGCGCTTTAACAGGCAAACCTGGATTAACTGGTGACACTTTAACAATCTCAGTTTGAGTGAAGATTTTAACCcatttctgatgtaaaagtATATAAGACAATTGTTTTTTCAGAATGTCTCTTATAGTTGAGCATTAGGGTCACttgatgaaaagaataaagatgtttagttaaattacgagaaaaatatcaacaataaaGACGAAATGACGCTTTCACATAGATCTGCGGTTGCCATGTCTTCTGTAAGTGAACTAGGAACTCAACTctataattataaataaattatagcatgttacaaaaacagtgcttaaaatgattttgctaTAGTTATCTAATTGAAATATCATACAATATGAGGGagatgtgaaaaacaacatagcCAGTCgatctttttaaacattttatttatggctcTTCAACACTTATGTTGGCTTTCAGGGTTAATCTTTGTTTGAGATCTGTTTATGGCATCTTTCGATCGTCCTTTGACGGGTTTCAACCTCTGAAGCATCACAGAAATCAGGACAAGTTCTGCGTAATTTATCTGTTTGGTGATTTTGCagattaatgcaaaaaaaaaaagttgggggagggggggggcaACATACCATGTTAGACCAATAAAAGTGTTTCTAATTAGTTATTCCCGAGATCTTAATGGATGTCTCAGGGATTCGGAtagtatttttgcaaaaatgtgtaGTTTTTTAAGCTTATCGCATTGTTTACTTCCTGGTTCGGTAAAGGGGTCCTAAAAAGCCACGCCCACAGAAACATCTGCGTCTTCCAGATGCCACCACCAGTTAATTTAGCCACCAGTTAATCTATAACACCTGCAGCAGGACCAGCATAGCTGATCATTACAGAATCCGGAAAATGTGAGACCGtcagaaaaagacatttaagcTGAAGCAGAACATGACGGCGACCCAAAACATACCGGTAAGTCTTTCTGAGCTGAATGTTATCCTGTTAGCCGCCTGCTAGCATGTAGCATTAGCTGTAAACAACATGACCGAACTCACCTCTGATGTTGGGCTTGAAGTCGCAGTCGCAGCTGTCTGAGAAGCTGCAGTAAAGCTTCTGGAAGACGCCGCAGGCCGACCTGgagctgagcagcagcagcagcagcagcgccggCAGGACGGCCAGCATTTTGGTTCCTcatggttttggttgtatttgtttagtttttttgctaCAACTCAGCCCATCAATAAAATCTACACACTAAACCTTGtagagatttttctttgtttttcggttttttattttgatcattttaatagaaatattaaGAGTTTTGTGTGACTTAATCAGCAAACATTCCTGCAAACTTTCTCCCAATTGACCAAGAAACTGGGATTAATAACATCTCAACACATCGCAagatgtttcatgttttgtcagagagtaacatgaaaaataattaaaagaataaatggaAATATCCTTGATTGTTTGCACCCcatgaacaaaaacatcaccacataaataaaacaataagaaagTTAATATTCTGACTCCAAACctttgtttaaaagtaaaagcagcCATAACTTCTGCCTGTAGCaatgatttatttgttaaatttatatctaaaaaatgtaaacactaaATAAATCCTTGTTACAAATCGTATTATTgtattgtacaaaaataaaagacagaatgtgatagaaaatgtatttttgaacaGCAGATGGCGCTATTTTCAAACTagtgaaatgtttattttttgaattc is a window of Xiphophorus hellerii strain 12219 chromosome 12, Xiphophorus_hellerii-4.1, whole genome shotgun sequence DNA encoding:
- the LOC116730088 gene encoding UDP-glucuronosyltransferase 2A2-like, with product MYLLTLLTLAVLPFVVHGGKVLVFPWDGSHWINMNIIVEELHARGHEVTVLRPSTAWYIKPDSPHYKSITINTSGGYEKENFQLYITRTLNMRRQGASFWTRISLEYDVMIMFYELHKQGLQMVEDVFENNQLMQSLRDAKYDLVLTDPATGGGVLLGHRLGLPLVFNVRWTIQGEGHYAIAPSPLSYIPVPWSELPDRMTFIQRVQNVFYYFLTRLYSWYVADSNYKPFVHHHFGKDVHYMELFQSADIWLMRNDFTFEFPRPTMPNVIYMSGFQCKPSKPLPKQLEEFVQSSGEHGVIVMTLGTLVENLPEDMAEDIAAAFAELPQKVIWRHKGKKPSTLGNNTLILDWLPQNDLLGHPKTKVFVAHGGTNGLQEAIYHGVPLVGLPLMFDQADNFFKMASRGVAKVLDIAELNKDVFLEALKEVLYEPSYREKMKELSSLHRDQPMKPLDRAMFWIEFVMRHKGAAHLRTESYKMSMIQYHSVDVLAFLLAIILLLLTVFISVVKFLWKRVFYSSKAKKE